Proteins encoded together in one Benincasa hispida cultivar B227 chromosome 1, ASM972705v1, whole genome shotgun sequence window:
- the LOC120073400 gene encoding uncharacterized protein LOC120073400 codes for MGKQRYWGGQATKKTPSVSTKRVVKNDLDNEASSSSTSAGCMCAVFQLFDFHPLNHLPSQSSVSINPPPDDHISKGTEAPRNSLESEEEELDISPLPCTKTTPKQKEDTLRFPKGIVQIKTKSNGIANNLSAGNDSPSTKTPTLVARLMGLDILPESNSPSTTPRNGYSKAKKRGGSRSLPETPRTSCERKSNVDNYHHRLSLQIPNYDNKENNANTNPSPSPSPTHYAKEIVKQIKESVSRKAGLNDITNYNYNTRRDQDIIKHTKPKKLSSLSSSSVSPRQRVLEPKNNFNKLHTQKVEGIKEVSLGTTKPKKQKGVKSATRVAALKKGNKREEPFVVPSRITKAAIDAPLKKTPLSNQLFNFGSVPTTILINKHPPFSSPIKPSSMQPPCKRNQCTDETGDKESKRYLQSNNHQHLIQLPTNKDGNNPKHHITTTIAATAAAANCSDNREITAELDYVRQILLRRSTTTSPTVYSSVFLENLNYNNAHNYNVSISHRKLLCHLVEELLKPYLEVKPYRCPESAERWPDMVEKLCEKVRKLPRTKCEVLEDIDGIIEKDLDILGIGFEDESEGMVKEIEEWIVEELLKETVRFVETEMAG; via the exons ATGGGGAAGCAAAGGTATTGGGGCGGACAAGCAACTAAAAAAACACCCTCAGTTTCTACTAAAAGAGTAGTTAAAAATGATTTGGATAATgaagcttcttcttcttctacctcTGCTGGCTGTATGTGTGCTGTTTTTCAGCTCTTTGATTTTCATCCTTTGAATCACCTCCCTTCTCAATCCTCTGTCTCTATCAACCCACCGCCTGACGACCATATTTCTAAag GCACTGAAGCACCACGAAACAGTTTGGAATCAGAGGAAGAAGAATTAGATATTTCTCCATTACCATGTACGAAGACGActccaaaacaaaaagaagacaCCCTACGTTTCCCA AAGGGTATTGTTCAgatcaaaaccaaaagtaaCGGAATAGCCAATAATTTGTCGGCGGGGAACGACTCTCCGAGCACCAAAACGCCAACTTTAGTAGCGAGATTAATGGGTTTGGATATTCTTCCTGAATCCAACTCTCCCTCAACCACACCCAGAAATGGTTATTCAAAAGCCAAAAAAAGAGGCGGGTCTCGTTCTTTGCCAGAAACTCCAAGAACATCTTGTGAAAGGAAATCAAATGTGGATAATTATCACCACCGTCTCTCACTTCAAATCCCCAATTACGATAATAAAGAGAATAACGCAAATACAAATCCAAGTCCAAGTCCAAGTCCAACCCATTATGCTAAAGAGATTGTGAAGCAAATCAAAGAAAGTGTTAGTAGAAAAGCTGGTCTCAACGATATTACCAATTATAATTACAATACAAGAAGAGATCAAGATATCATTAAACATACCAAACCCAAAAAGCTCTcgtcattatcatcttcttcagtATCTCCCAGACAGAGAGTATTGGAGCCGAAgaataatttcaacaaattacaCACTCAAAAAGTTGAAGGCATTAAAGAAGTGAGTTTAGGCACGACGAAGCCGAAGAAGCAGAAGGGCGTGAAGAGTGCAACAAGGGTGGCGGCGTTGAAAAAGGGTAATAAGCGAGAGGAGCCATTTGTAGTTCCTTCCCGAATCACAAAAGCCGCCATTGATGCTCCTCTTAAGAAAACTCCATTGTCTAATCAGCTTTTCAACTTCGGTTCTGTTCCCACTACTATCCTCATCAACAAACACCCTCCATTTTCCTCTCCCATCAAACCATCTTCTATGCAg CCACCGTGCAAACGAAATCAATGTACGGATGAGACAGGCGATAAAGAATCAAAACGATACTTGCAATCAAATAACCACCAACACCTCATCCAATTGCCAACCAATAAAGACGGCAACAACCCCAAACATCACATCACAACCACCATCGCCGCCACGGCCGCTGCCGCAAATTGTAGTGACAACCGTGAGATCACGGCAGAGCTGGATTACGTCAGACAAATACTCCTCCGCCGTAGTACTACTACTTCCCCTACAGTGTACTCCTCCGTCTtccttgaaaatttaaattacaacAATGCCCATAATTATAATGTTTCAATTTCCCATAGAAAATTACTCTGCCACTTGGTGGAAGAGTTGTTGAAGCCATACCTCGAAGTTAAACCATACCGGTGCCCGGAGTCGGCGGAGCGGTGGCCGGATATGGTGGAGAAATTGTGTGAGAAAGTAAGAAAGTTGCCACGTACCAAGTGTGAGGTATTGGAGGACATAGATGGAATAATTGAAAAAGATTTGGACATTTTGGGAATTGGATTTGAGGACGAAAGTGAGGGGATGGTGAAAGAGATTGAGGAGTGGATCGTTGAGGAACTTTTGAAAGAAACGGTGCGTTTTGTTGAGACAGAGATGGCAGGATAA